TTATCAAGTCGGTCGCCTCTTCCTCCTCTCATCTTTCCCTTTGATTCTTCGGATGTCAATACTGTCTCTACTAGTAGAGCAGGAGCTTTGTACACGCTCCCCACTGAAAAGCAGAATTTCGCCCTGAACTTGAGGTCAACCTACAAGAACAGCTCAAGCTGTTAAGAAATTATAAGACATCAAGAAGGATAATCGAATGCAAGAACTGCCTCTACGTTCACAATaactctaatttattttttaccaagAGTTGTAGAATACAATTCAGAATCATCAATCAACCATATCTATCTAATCTACTACCTTGCCAGATTCTTGGTTGATTTTTCCATGAAAATTCTCCGGGACAATCTCAATCTTCAGAAATGGTGGCAATGGCAACCCCAAGAACTTAGTTGTGGCAGCTGACAACGGAGGAATATATAGTTGTTTTACGTCAAAATCAACAGAAACTTCACCACTATCCAAGATTTTAGCAGCTGTCCCAGACCCTGAACCTCCTTTAGCATTGTACTCAAAATCAGGGTATCTAGAAATACCGAGTTTACAAGCTCCTAGAGTCTGGAACTTAACATTGTACACATCAGATTCTGGGATTTGCGGTTGCTTGATTGTGGCTGTCGAAACTAGCTGCTGCTCGTTTAGATTGTTGTAAGACGAGAGAAGGGTTGTTCTGAGGAGTTGAGAATTTGGTCGGAACGAAGAACGTGCCGATTGTTTTGATTGAATATTGATCTTGTTGGATAGAAGTTGAGGATTCAGACTGTGAATTTGGCACCCCATTATTTGGTTCTTGTAGTTTATGTTGGTTTCGTTGTAACAAATATGAAGAGTATAGTGTAGTGATTTTCATAACTTAGTTAAATGTTGGGAATTTTTGTGGCTTCCATTTAAGTGAGAGTTCGATATGAGGCCAATTTGAGTACACGAGTTCGGTCCTTATCTTGGACTATTTGAGATTGTCCTTtacacaatttctttttttatttatggtaAATTGCAGTTATCTCTtctaatatttgtcataattataaatatgtctttattatttaaaaaattataaataattccttcaaataaaaaataattatgtagcccataaagtaaataatccatAAGACTATaagtacataaaaatatttcagataattttaaaaaataatataaactaataatttataaccCAAAATGGCATTTTGACCGATTTACCACAAGAGTTGGATAGAAATCTAATTGAGGCTAACATAAGGACTCATTGTTAGACAGACGTTAATTTAGGAATATTtctaatttctcaaataatgaaaaaggtatatataattattttaagccTTATTAGATGTGGCTATAATATACCCCTTCACTTATGAATTATCTGAGTATGCAAATATGGAATCTGCAGAAATTCATCAAGATGTGTACTGTCCCATCATTGATggatttttgtaatgaatatgaaaagaatttACAATTAAGTttgaagggcatttttattcaaaaaatttgataaattcgggtaaatataattttctcgtTAATGAAAGAATAAATTGAAAGTTCACATAGAATTTTCACCAAAATCTAAATGAAAggagataattataattttttactaacaaTAAAcatcttaaattattatgaattttaagagatatcaatataatttattcttaaatttgatttgggaAAAACATCGTCACCAACTGCAGATGTTCGGATGTCTGGTAGAACAGGCAGGGGCTATGTCGGATTGCTGCTTGTCTTGGAGAACAATTAAGCATAATTTTGACCGTTAATCACAACTTGCAGGTTCCTTTTGCCGTAATGGAGTAAGTGGTTTTGCCTTTTAATCACAAACAGAGAGCAcaaagattgaaaattttattggattGCTGGTGAAAACTGATAAGCAAATAACCACTGAGAAAATTTAACAGTCATCACCCACTTGCTGACTCTAGAactttttttatccaaatcaagtgtagtttaattaaatcaataacacgataaatatgataaataacttaaaaaattctgAATTAGTAGAGAAACATTCATGATGTTTTTGACTATTTCtgatacaattaatttttttatttttttttgtaggcAGGGGACACAGAGAGAAGTGTTTCAGACATCATAATTGTGGAGGATGGATGGGCAGGTTGTGCTCCAACTTGTATGGCCCCGCCACTAGCCGTTCCTACTGTTTTCTAAAGTCAAACAATCCTGTCTCTAATCCACATTTAACTTTGGTAATGACTTCTTTCTACAGACATGTCTACTTTCCTAAAAGTAAACAAACACCATTGATGTTCCCCATGTTTCCTTGTTCTTGATACAGTTGAGGAATATGCAGCAATATGAAGCTCAGAGACTGAAGCGAAGAAACTAGATTGCTCGACTCATGAATACACAGAGCTCGAATTTAGTCATTTGCTACATTACATATGAAACTGCAAATTCAAGAACGAACGGGGAAATTATACTACCGTAGGGGAAGAACCAACATCGTTTCACATTACGAGGGATGAGAACAAGTAAGAATTTAGACACCTAACACGGGGGAGAAAAGTACTCTAGATGGACCACATTCTGTACAAGTGGAAAGGCTGTTGACGAGCGTCTTTTCTTGACAATGAAAAGACGTAGACACAAAAGGGGAGAAGGGGATGTCTTCTTGCTTCTAGACTTAACCATACCTGACTAAGAATGTTTCTGCATGCAAGCTCCTTGAAACTTTGTGCTCTACATTAGTTCATGAACACCAAGATGAAAGGGGAGCGAATCTAACCCCATCACGAGGTTAAAGCAGATACAAAGATTAGTTGCTTCTGTTTTTTAGCAGACGAGCGAAGACCTAAATGAGGTAGCTGTTGGAAGATGAGTGCACGATGCCCATCGAATCACTGATTCTGTCACAACAAGATCAAGGTGCTCGAATTCACCAAGGCCGATGGTGTGGTTCCTCTTACCGTGGATGCCTGACAATCTAGCATCACCAGATCCACCCTTTCTATCCTCAACTACGTCACCTGCTGCATAAAGATTTACGAGAATTTggtgttatttttatttattgtatataataaaagacTACCCAAGTTGACATATCGAGCAAAAGTAATTACCTCTAGGAACTAAGTCTATTCTAGATGAAATCGTCGGGGGATGCAGAGCATTTTCTGGTTCAACCCCACAGACCGAGCTGAAGAATGCAAAACTTGGTAGTGCGAGGACGGGAGTGGAAAATTCCAGGGTAGTTGATCCAGCACTACtatgaaaagaaaacccaCCAGCTTCCAACAAGGGTGTCGATGGATCCGCCAGGAAAGCAGAAAATGATGATTTGCAAGTTAATAGTGATGATTGAACCTCACTCCTTATGGGTGATCCTGTTCCAAAGCTAATATCCTGACTCCTGGCCATTAGAGAGGGGGATAAACAAGCTTGCCCCAAATCCAATCCAGAACTTTGGTCACCAGGTATACGTGGATCACTGGAAAGTGGCAGCATGTCACTCACCCAGGAGTGATCTGTAAAAGGTTGCCATCGTTAGGCTAGAGGTGTTGACAATAGCAAATAGGAAAGCACATGCAGCAGCGATTCATTTATGATGAAGCGTCTCTTTGCGAGCCAAATAAATGATACGTCATATGTACATTAAAGTATTATAGATCCAATAAAAGACAAGAATGATGAAGTATATGCAGTGACAGTTTTAGAAGGAAGAACACGTGGTTCATATCAACAAAGTTATGGTGTTATCTAAGTCAAACATAATGAACCTCTGAAGACTTTTTATTTACTTGCTAAAAGAAGCACAACATCTTCAGGCAAACGCATTTTATGTTGTCTCTTTTATTTCTCCGGTTtattaatcattttctttGCGGTGTAATCTTTCTTGGTTTGATCAAATAAGGAATAATAAGAGAAGTTTGAAGTTAATATCTGTTGCCTGGGAATTCTCGTGGGcaatttctttcctttttttgatgggtcattacaaataaattaagcaTGTGCCAAGTCAGTATGCATGAGATCTGACTGAATTCCGAGGATAGATTTAATTAGTTTGCATGACCTGCAAAACAGCTTGTGTGGAATATATAAGTCGTTTTATATTAACATTCATGCTACAATTACTTATTCCTATTGATTGGTTTCTTTTAGCCAGAGAATAAGGAATATCACATAAAActttgaaactaaaaatatttcgatACTACAACTGGCTACGTATCATTCAGGGAAAACAGGATATATAACCTACCTAGAACCTGCTGAGCTGTAAGCCTTTTGGAAGTGTCTGTACAAAGCATTCCTTTTATCAATCCCTTTGCTGAATCTGATATAAAATCCCAGGGATTAGATGGAAACCGTAAGTCTGCAGCCCTAACAGCATCAAATATCCGTGACTTTGTTTTCCCCCAGAATGGTGGTATCCCACTCAGAAGAATGTAAAGAATCACACCAGCACTCCACACATCGGCAGCCTGATCATAGCCTCCTGCCAGAACCTCAGGAGCTATATAGAATGGACTGCCAACTGTGCCATGCAAACTCTGTCCTGTTTGGGTAAAAGCAAATTATTAGGACCATGATTCATATTAAACAATAGCAAGGGATATCAGGGAACATGGCACTCTACCAGGCCTGATGTAGGTTGCGAGACCGAAATCAGCCAATTTTATTGGGGACGAAGAGGACTTTGTGGACAAGAGTATGTTTTCAGGCTTCAAATCTCTATGAACAACACCCTTGTCGTGGCAATACATCACCACTTGCATCAGGTGTCTGAAAAGAACCCGGGCCTCAGGCTCAGAGAACCTTCCATGCTTTTCCAACTTGTGGAAAAGCTCCCCCCCTGCACAAAGCTCCATCACTAGATGTACGTAAGTTTCCTCTTCATAAACAGCTTTGAGATCTACCACGTTAGGGTGCCCCGACAGCCGAGTCATAATTTCAATCTCAAGCTTGATGCCGCGGACATCTTCCCGAGTGACTAACCTATCTTTAGCAATAGATTTGCAAGCTAGAACTTCACCACTGAACTTATCAATGCATTCCCTTATAATGCCAAATTGTCCCCAGCCCAACTGTTCTCCAAGAACATATTTGTCAGTCAGATTCCCTGTCTCATTAGCACCTAAAATACTTTCTCTCAAGCTGGGGTCTCCATAACAACTGCAAGAAGGAAATGAAAATCCAGTATAGCTGCCGCTCTTAGCAACAGCCATACGAAGCTTCAGCCCCCCAAGCAATACAGAAACACCTATCAAGAACTCAGATTTATGGTTCCGCAACCTCCGGTCACAACCTAATTAGTAGAAAATCTCTTTACCACAAGAGGCTATGCATATATtcaagtcaaaatatttgattctgctcaaatatatacacatacaaaACCGTAGTCCAGGTCACAAGACTCAGAAGCTTCTTATGCTAGTTGGTGGATTTTGAAAATGGTAGCCATGTGGAAAAGTAAT
This region of Sesamum indicum cultivar Zhongzhi No. 13 linkage group LG4, S_indicum_v1.0, whole genome shotgun sequence genomic DNA includes:
- the LOC105160525 gene encoding uncharacterized protein LOC105160525: MGCQIHSLNPQLLSNKINIQSKQSARSSFRPNSQLLRTTLLSSYNNLNEQQLVSTATIKQPQIPESDVYNVKFQTLGACKLGISRYPDFEYNAKGGSGSGTAAKILDSGEVSVDFDVKQLYIPPLSAATTKFLGLPLPPFLKIEIVPENFHGKINQESGKVDLKFRAKFCFSVGSVYKAPALLVETVLTSEESKGKMRGGRGDRLDKDGVCRLVGVATVEPIDDFFMDTFLSLPTECLANLNAIISFSSTV
- the LOC105160527 gene encoding calcium-dependent protein kinase 26-like isoform X1; the encoded protein is MAVAKSGSYTGFSFPSCSCYGDPSLRESILGANETGNLTDKYVLGEQLGWGQFGIIRECIDKFSGEVLACKSIAKDRLVTREDVRGIKLEIEIMTRLSGHPNVVDLKAVYEEETYVHLVMELCAGGELFHKLEKHGRFSEPEARVLFRHLMQVVMYCHDKGVVHRDLKPENILLSTKSSSSPIKLADFGLATYIRPGQSLHGTVGSPFYIAPEVLAGGYDQAADVWSAGVILYILLSGIPPFWGKTKSRIFDAVRAADLRFPSNPWDFISDSAKGLIKGMLCTDTSKRLTAQQVLDHSWVSDMLPLSSDPRIPGDQSSGLDLGQACLSPSLMARSQDISFGTGSPIRSEVQSSLLTCKSSFSAFLADPSTPLLEAGGFSFHSSAGSTTLEFSTPVLALPSFAFFSSVCGVEPENALHPPTISSRIDLVPRAGDVVEDRKGGSGDARLSGIHGKRNHTIGLGEFEHLDLVVTESVIRWASCTHLPTATSFRSSLVC
- the LOC105160527 gene encoding calcium-dependent protein kinase 26-like isoform X2; the protein is MAVAKSGSYTGFSFPSCSCYGDPSLRESILGANETGNLTDKYVLGEQLGWGQFGIIRECIDKFSGEVLACKSIAKDRLVTREDVRGIKLEIEIMTRLSGHPNVVDLKAVYEEETYVHLVMELCAGGELFHKLEKHGRFSEPEARVLFRHLMQVVMYCHDKGVVHRDLKPENILLSTKSSSSPIKLADFGLATYIRPGQSLHGTVGSPFYIAPEVLAGGYDQAADVWSAGVILYILLSGIPPFWGKTKSRIFDAVRAADLRFPSNPWDFISDSAKGLIKGMLCTDTSKRLTAQQVLDHSWVSDMLPLSSDPRIPGDQSSGLDLGQACLSPSLMARSQDISFGTGSPIRSEVQSSLLTCKSSFSAFLADPSTPLLEAGGFSFHSSAGSTTLEFSTPVLALPSFAFFSSVCGVEPENALHPPTISSRIDLVPRGDVVEDRKGGSGDARLSGIHGKRNHTIGLGEFEHLDLVVTESVIRWASCTHLPTATSFRSSLVC